A single window of Leptospiraceae bacterium DNA harbors:
- a CDS encoding DUF3187 family protein, protein MLNKFFFTLLLLINSKEILTDPLRERPIENRNLYLPFLLFFEPYPTTPIALEKGKMSIDTGLAISNMVDNNNAGTDVTGYTKYKPFLWQNYSEFFSNGKLTPNTYYLSEFINYGRLEQQSHLRMDAEIERFHARLNYGLFEKFEIGIEITALSYNTGILDGPITGYHRAVNIPYPLRDLYPNDQFGFTLTDNYKPLIKAKTGTSSGDSVLDGKWQLVSQSGWIPAFAWINSIKIPTGNTSFSMGTGKVDVATGVSAKWNFYRFFKFLNVFGIAPTDPFRSSEIHIKPFAAASSTLGYSFTDNFSAVTQVDVKGSPYHSGIEMINQTAILWSFGFNWKVFSSCAFRANFTEDPITRTVPDVSVQSSLFCMIN, encoded by the coding sequence ATGCTCAATAAATTTTTTTTTACCCTACTTTTACTTATAAATTCTAAGGAAATTTTAACTGACCCATTAAGAGAACGACCAATCGAAAATCGAAATCTTTACCTTCCCTTTTTGCTCTTTTTCGAGCCATATCCAACGACTCCAATCGCATTAGAGAAAGGAAAGATGAGCATCGATACCGGACTTGCGATATCGAACATGGTTGATAATAACAATGCCGGCACTGATGTCACTGGATACACAAAGTATAAACCATTTCTCTGGCAAAACTATTCGGAATTTTTTTCTAATGGAAAATTAACGCCTAACACGTATTATCTTTCTGAATTTATCAATTATGGAAGATTAGAGCAACAATCTCATTTAAGAATGGATGCTGAGATCGAAAGGTTTCATGCTAGATTAAATTATGGCTTATTTGAAAAATTCGAAATAGGAATCGAAATAACCGCGTTATCTTACAATACAGGCATTTTGGATGGTCCCATTACTGGATACCATCGAGCGGTAAATATCCCTTATCCATTGCGAGATTTATATCCTAATGATCAATTCGGTTTTACATTAACAGATAATTACAAACCTCTCATAAAAGCAAAGACGGGAACTAGTAGTGGTGATTCTGTATTGGACGGCAAATGGCAATTAGTCTCGCAAAGCGGTTGGATTCCTGCCTTTGCCTGGATTAATTCAATTAAAATTCCAACCGGTAATACAAGTTTTTCTATGGGGACAGGAAAAGTAGATGTGGCAACTGGCGTTTCTGCTAAGTGGAATTTTTATCGCTTTTTTAAATTCTTAAATGTATTTGGCATTGCTCCAACAGATCCATTTCGTTCTTCTGAGATACATATTAAACCGTTTGCTGCTGCATCGTCTACACTTGGTTATTCGTTCACTGATAATTTTTCTGCTGTAACCCAAGTCGATGTTAAAGGAAGTCCTTATCACTCTGGAATAGAGATGATAAACCAAACTGCTATTCTTTGGTCATTCGGATTTAATTGGAAAGTATTTTCTTCTTGTGCATTTAGAGCAAACTTCACAGAAGATCCGATCACTCGAACAGTTCCAGATGTCAGTGTGCAGAGTAGTTTGTTTTGTATGATTAACTGA
- the gyrB gene encoding DNA topoisomerase (ATP-hydrolyzing) subunit B has product MSQQEATYGAEKIKILEGLEAVRKRPGMYIGTQDESGLHKMVYEVVDNSVDEAMAGHCSHILIKILPGNIIEVSDNGRGIPTGIHPDKGVSTIEVVLTILHAGGKFENDAYKVSGGLHGVGVSVVNALSEWLEIEVHQGGKLYYQKYFTGIPDKPVAIIGEAAGSGTTVRFKPDANIFTTTEFQYDMLSSRFREMAFLNKGLNLKIQDLRKEDGHSAEFNYSGGIVSFVELLNESKHPIHDKVIHFESQKDGVMAEVALQYSDAYSENIFCFTNAINNSLGGTHLEGFRAALTRTLNDFLKKDATAAKKMDTGFSGEDVREGLTAVISIKVPQPQFNSQTKEKLVNAEVKGIMQTIVSERLTNYFEENPAIIKKIIEKSMLAAKAREAARKARDLTRRKTVLEGGGLPGKLADCSEKDPAHSELYLVEGDSAGGSAKQGRDRNTQAILPLKGKILNVEKSRLDKMLANEEIRTLISAMGTGIGNDEFNVEKIRYHKIVIMTDADIDGSHIRTLLLTFFFRYMRPVIERGYLYIAQPPLYQIKKGQEADYAYSDREKDEILAKHGKEAKTIIQRYKGLGEMNPEQLWETTMDPAKRVVLQVRLDDLVEAEETFTTLMGDEVGPRRRFIEDNALKVANLDL; this is encoded by the coding sequence ATGAGTCAACAAGAAGCAACTTACGGCGCGGAAAAAATCAAGATTTTAGAGGGTCTAGAAGCAGTTCGAAAACGTCCCGGGATGTATATCGGAACGCAAGACGAGTCTGGACTTCACAAAATGGTCTATGAGGTAGTAGACAACTCCGTTGACGAGGCAATGGCTGGACATTGCTCCCATATCCTTATTAAAATTCTTCCAGGCAATATCATTGAAGTGTCTGATAATGGTCGTGGAATTCCAACAGGCATTCACCCCGACAAAGGTGTTTCTACCATTGAAGTCGTTTTAACTATTTTACATGCCGGTGGTAAGTTCGAAAATGATGCTTACAAAGTATCTGGTGGTTTACACGGAGTAGGCGTAAGCGTGGTTAATGCTTTATCTGAGTGGTTAGAAATTGAAGTTCACCAAGGTGGAAAATTATACTACCAAAAATACTTTACGGGTATTCCTGATAAGCCGGTAGCGATCATTGGGGAGGCAGCGGGTTCAGGAACTACTGTTCGCTTCAAGCCTGATGCAAATATTTTTACTACAACAGAATTTCAATATGATATGCTTTCTTCTCGTTTTAGAGAAATGGCTTTCTTAAACAAAGGACTCAATCTTAAAATCCAAGATCTTCGAAAAGAAGACGGTCACTCAGCAGAATTTAATTATTCCGGTGGGATTGTTTCTTTCGTAGAATTACTCAATGAAAGCAAACATCCAATTCACGACAAAGTAATTCATTTCGAAAGTCAAAAAGATGGAGTCATGGCAGAAGTTGCACTCCAATATTCGGACGCTTATTCGGAAAATATTTTTTGTTTTACGAATGCGATTAACAATAGTTTGGGTGGAACTCACCTCGAAGGATTTCGCGCCGCCCTCACAAGAACTTTAAATGACTTCTTAAAGAAAGATGCAACTGCCGCCAAGAAAATGGATACTGGTTTTTCTGGAGAAGATGTTCGTGAAGGGCTAACGGCTGTTATCTCTATAAAAGTTCCACAACCTCAATTCAATTCCCAAACAAAAGAAAAATTAGTCAACGCCGAAGTTAAAGGCATTATGCAAACGATAGTCTCCGAGCGTTTGACAAATTACTTCGAAGAAAATCCTGCTATCATTAAGAAGATCATTGAGAAATCAATGCTTGCCGCAAAAGCAAGAGAAGCCGCTAGAAAAGCCCGTGATCTGACAAGACGCAAGACCGTTCTAGAAGGTGGTGGACTTCCTGGTAAATTGGCAGACTGTTCTGAAAAAGATCCTGCTCATTCCGAGCTTTACTTAGTAGAGGGAGATTCTGCTGGTGGTTCTGCCAAACAAGGGCGTGATAGAAATACACAAGCCATACTTCCACTCAAAGGTAAAATTCTAAACGTAGAAAAATCACGCTTGGATAAAATGTTGGCTAATGAAGAAATCCGCACACTCATTTCCGCCATGGGAACCGGAATTGGAAATGATGAATTCAACGTAGAAAAAATTCGTTACCACAAAATCGTAATCATGACGGATGCGGATATCGACGGCTCGCATATTCGAACCCTCTTATTAACATTTTTCTTTCGTTATATGAGACCTGTAATCGAGAGAGGCTACTTATACATAGCCCAACCTCCTCTCTATCAAATCAAGAAAGGACAAGAGGCTGATTACGCTTATTCGGACAGAGAGAAAGATGAAATTTTAGCGAAGCATGGAAAAGAAGCAAAGACAATCATCCAACGTTACAAAGGTTTGGGAGAAATGAATCCAGAGCAACTTTGGGAAACTACAATGGATCCAGCTAAACGTGTCGTATTGCAAGTAAGACTCGATGATTTAGTAGAAGCAGAAGAAACATTCACTACTCTCATGGGCGACGAAGTCGGACCACGCAGAAGATTCATCGAAGATAATGCATTAAAAGTCGCGAACTTAGATTTATAA
- the gyrA gene encoding DNA gyrase subunit A, with amino-acid sequence MANLDEESSTKTLKFSTASRPDIAEAIKNGTKVIPVEVEDQMKDAYLGYAMSVIVGRALPDVRDGLKPVHRRILHAMNERAWRSDKAYVKCAKIVGEVLGNYHPHGDSSVYDALVRMVQEFSLRVPLIDGQGNFGSVDGDNAAAYRYTEARLAKMAEELLRDIDKETVNFSPNFDDTKQQPDVLPANFPNILVNGSSGIAVGMATNIPPHNLKETIAAVVETIKNPDVPIRDLIKIIKGPDFPTGGIVIGGEGLLSAYTTGKGSIRIRSKVEIEENAKGREVIVITEIPYQVNKKVLLEKIGELINEKVVEGISEILDLSNRKGMRVELLVKKDYNSQVILNQLFKLTQLQVSYGITMLAILNNKPKIFNLKETLVAFIEHRREVIVRRTKYDLRKAEERAHILEGLKIALDNIDEVIRIIRASKNPAEAKVGLMTAFPLSEVQTDAILDMRLQRLTSLEVQKIINELEEIRKLIADLKDILDKPARVDAIVTTELQTVSDKFGTDRKTEISNESIASTSFEAQDLIDDEDVVIQISEDQFIKRLPIDTFKRQKRGGKGVQGASTKRDDFIKIIRVASTHDNIMLFSNRGKVFMMKVYELPVGTKEARGKSLKAIINLGNEESITSICTFKEFSEDAILMATKNGVIKKSPLSVFSNTKKNGIIAIGLDEKDQLIYVNLLKPEQDVIIASKRGLAVRTNLAKLRTQGRTAGGVRGMRLSEGDFVTGVTIVEKDSDLLVITEKGYGKRMEYAEFATKGRGGRGMTYLKITEKNGSSVGISSIKPTDEVIIIAQSGMIIRMEAKDISVIGRSTQGVRVVNLKDDDSVIDFAVLESE; translated from the coding sequence ATGGCAAATTTAGACGAAGAATCAAGCACCAAAACTTTAAAATTTAGCACAGCATCTAGACCTGATATTGCAGAAGCAATTAAGAATGGAACAAAGGTCATCCCTGTAGAAGTAGAAGATCAAATGAAAGATGCATACTTAGGGTATGCGATGAGTGTGATTGTAGGACGCGCTCTTCCCGATGTTAGAGACGGGCTAAAGCCTGTTCACCGCAGAATCTTACATGCGATGAATGAGCGTGCTTGGAGATCAGACAAGGCTTATGTAAAGTGCGCTAAGATTGTCGGGGAAGTGTTAGGTAACTACCATCCACATGGAGATAGCTCTGTTTATGATGCGTTAGTTCGTATGGTGCAAGAATTTTCTCTTCGTGTTCCACTCATTGACGGACAGGGAAATTTTGGTTCAGTAGACGGTGACAACGCTGCCGCCTATCGTTACACGGAAGCCCGTCTTGCTAAAATGGCAGAAGAACTTCTACGTGATATTGACAAAGAAACTGTAAACTTCTCACCTAACTTCGATGATACCAAACAACAACCCGATGTTCTTCCTGCTAACTTTCCAAATATTTTAGTCAATGGCTCATCCGGTATCGCCGTTGGTATGGCGACCAATATTCCTCCGCACAATTTAAAAGAAACGATAGCCGCCGTAGTAGAGACAATTAAAAATCCAGATGTTCCGATTCGCGATTTAATTAAAATTATAAAAGGGCCGGATTTTCCTACCGGTGGTATTGTAATTGGTGGCGAAGGTCTATTATCCGCCTATACAACAGGAAAAGGCTCAATACGAATTCGCTCTAAAGTAGAAATCGAAGAGAATGCAAAGGGAAGAGAAGTAATTGTAATCACAGAAATTCCTTACCAAGTAAACAAAAAAGTTCTCTTAGAAAAAATCGGTGAGTTAATAAATGAAAAAGTCGTAGAAGGTATTTCTGAAATATTAGATTTATCTAATAGAAAAGGAATGAGAGTCGAACTTCTTGTTAAGAAAGATTACAATTCGCAAGTCATTTTAAATCAACTCTTCAAACTCACACAATTGCAAGTAAGCTATGGAATCACCATGCTTGCGATTTTAAATAACAAGCCAAAAATATTTAATCTCAAAGAGACTCTAGTTGCATTCATTGAGCATCGCCGCGAAGTCATCGTAAGACGAACCAAGTATGATCTTCGCAAAGCAGAAGAGAGAGCCCATATCTTAGAAGGCTTAAAGATTGCCCTCGATAATATTGATGAGGTAATTCGTATTATCCGTGCTTCTAAAAATCCAGCCGAAGCAAAAGTTGGATTAATGACAGCTTTCCCTCTTTCGGAAGTCCAAACAGATGCAATTCTAGATATGAGATTACAGAGATTAACCTCTCTCGAAGTTCAAAAGATTATTAACGAATTAGAAGAAATTCGTAAACTCATTGCAGACCTAAAAGATATTCTAGATAAACCTGCCAGAGTGGATGCGATAGTTACTACAGAATTACAAACAGTATCCGATAAATTTGGAACCGATAGAAAGACTGAGATTAGCAATGAAAGCATTGCAAGCACATCTTTTGAGGCACAGGATTTAATTGATGACGAAGATGTAGTGATTCAAATTTCAGAAGACCAATTTATCAAACGACTTCCGATTGATACATTTAAACGTCAAAAGCGCGGTGGGAAAGGTGTGCAGGGTGCATCTACCAAGCGAGATGATTTTATTAAGATTATTCGCGTAGCCTCAACACACGACAACATCATGTTATTCTCTAATCGTGGAAAAGTGTTTATGATGAAAGTCTATGAACTTCCCGTTGGAACAAAAGAAGCAAGAGGAAAATCTCTCAAGGCAATCATTAATCTCGGAAACGAAGAAAGCATTACATCGATTTGCACATTTAAAGAATTTAGCGAAGATGCAATTCTTATGGCAACAAAGAATGGAGTCATCAAAAAATCTCCGCTCAGTGTATTCTCTAACACCAAGAAAAATGGAATCATAGCAATCGGCTTAGATGAAAAAGATCAGCTAATCTATGTTAATCTCTTAAAGCCAGAGCAAGACGTAATCATTGCCAGCAAACGAGGATTAGCCGTCAGGACCAATTTAGCGAAACTTAGAACGCAGGGAAGGACTGCCGGTGGCGTTAGAGGAATGAGACTCTCTGAGGGAGACTTTGTTACCGGTGTTACAATTGTAGAGAAGGATTCTGATTTACTGGTCATCACTGAAAAAGGTTACGGAAAGAGAATGGAATACGCTGAGTTTGCCACTAAAGGTAGAGGCGGACGCGGTATGACTTATCTCAAGATTACCGAAAAGAACGGAAGCTCTGTCGGTATTTCTTCGATCAAGCCGACTGATGAAGTAATCATCATTGCCCAATCAGGAATGATTATCCGAATGGAAGCAAAAGATATTTCGGTTATCGGTCGCTCTACTCAGGGAGTAAGAGTTGTAAACCTCAAAGATGATGATTCTGTAATTGACTTTGCTGTTCTCGAAAGCGAATAA
- a CDS encoding sulfatase encodes MPVIVNPVDLTRELKSAREEKFRFEEKKDLVSHWKKNPSRFSGLAQSKKWLNTQITFNTDKTFFINHSQDSILLTPNASVEFTVKAGVYLLNFDAGILSDNSDKTGKLTIEIDGTSNPENTILLENLESWNNFERKIRINQKIKFIWKGNQSFAFIAHPILTPAEYKAERPNIILFVIDALRADTLSYTGFKFPVSPNIDELTEDSIVFPKAFVNANWTKPSMLSMFYSDYASNLGIGNIGFDVSPAQKKVFYQPSRKNLINKLRDNFYYTASIMNNVFLLEYTGVGFDIGFHELIQIGKDIDDTKKIADESIDFLNRNKHFPFFLHVNFNTPHGSYEPPARIMKDLQQETDPKIWNKENPTLRRYYGEIRYADEELGRIIKDLKAKNLYDETTIVVTADHGELFSDHHRFEANGVYGVKYGHGMTHFEEEIQVPLILKPAKSLKSKILFKNFDKPVSLLSLTPTLLGLSNVSFHKKDFRGVDYSRSMFGETFLQEESIFTEGRLSESIRTNRFKYVRFYPAYTNSQLAGRYLSGSELDELYDIEHDLAEKQNLATESSLFKTAEQELEKHSLVTNSFHILFPKKSESDIYSGSMQLQGAIYKIRNQKEFGIKIQSKRSFSFEFKGNDSPREIIIDTVQPSFEFNLSIYLNQKTEKFRVGKWGILHQSSLGTYPQILISNSAPADSENADIPWIYNDAKLTGEKEITSSSAMGEEVRQILKSWGYIHE; translated from the coding sequence TTGCCCGTTATTGTTAATCCTGTTGATTTAACAAGAGAATTAAAATCTGCCAGAGAAGAAAAATTCCGATTCGAAGAAAAGAAGGATTTAGTTTCGCATTGGAAAAAGAATCCTTCTCGTTTTTCAGGACTTGCGCAAAGTAAGAAATGGCTCAACACACAGATTACATTTAATACTGATAAAACTTTTTTTATCAACCACTCGCAAGATTCTATTTTACTCACGCCAAATGCGAGCGTTGAATTTACTGTTAAGGCAGGAGTGTATTTACTAAATTTTGACGCTGGTATTTTATCGGATAATAGCGATAAGACCGGAAAGCTCACCATTGAGATAGACGGAACATCCAACCCGGAGAACACTATTTTATTAGAGAATCTGGAATCATGGAATAACTTTGAACGCAAAATTCGAATTAACCAGAAAATTAAATTTATATGGAAAGGTAATCAATCTTTTGCATTCATCGCTCATCCGATTCTGACACCAGCCGAATACAAAGCAGAAAGACCGAATATAATTCTATTTGTGATTGATGCTTTACGTGCGGATACGCTTAGTTATACGGGATTTAAGTTTCCTGTTTCACCAAATATTGATGAGCTTACAGAGGATTCTATTGTATTTCCAAAAGCATTTGTCAATGCAAACTGGACGAAGCCTTCTATGCTTTCTATGTTTTACTCTGACTATGCATCCAATTTAGGAATTGGCAATATTGGATTTGATGTAAGTCCTGCTCAAAAGAAAGTATTCTATCAACCTTCTAGAAAGAATTTAATCAATAAACTAAGAGACAACTTTTATTATACCGCTAGCATTATGAACAATGTATTCTTACTCGAATACACCGGCGTTGGTTTTGATATTGGATTTCATGAACTGATCCAAATAGGAAAAGACATAGACGATACAAAAAAAATAGCGGATGAGTCGATTGACTTCCTCAATCGCAATAAGCATTTTCCTTTTTTCTTGCATGTAAATTTCAATACACCGCATGGTTCGTATGAGCCGCCTGCACGTATCATGAAAGACTTACAACAAGAAACAGATCCTAAGATTTGGAATAAAGAAAATCCAACACTTAGAAGGTATTATGGAGAGATTCGTTATGCAGATGAAGAGCTAGGTAGAATCATAAAAGATTTAAAGGCTAAAAACTTATATGATGAGACTACCATTGTAGTAACCGCTGATCATGGAGAATTGTTTAGTGATCATCATAGATTTGAGGCTAATGGAGTGTATGGCGTAAAGTATGGACATGGAATGACTCATTTCGAAGAAGAAATACAAGTTCCTTTAATATTGAAACCTGCCAAGTCTTTGAAGAGTAAAATCCTATTTAAAAATTTCGATAAGCCTGTTTCTCTGTTATCCCTAACTCCAACTCTATTGGGATTATCAAATGTATCTTTTCACAAAAAAGATTTTAGAGGAGTAGATTATTCTCGCTCTATGTTCGGAGAAACTTTTTTACAGGAAGAATCTATCTTTACAGAAGGAAGACTCTCTGAGTCAATAAGGACAAATAGATTCAAATACGTTCGTTTTTATCCCGCTTACACAAACTCACAATTAGCCGGAAGATATTTATCCGGCTCAGAGTTGGATGAACTGTATGATATAGAACATGATCTAGCGGAAAAACAAAATTTGGCGACAGAAAGTTCTCTATTTAAAACAGCCGAGCAAGAGTTGGAGAAGCATTCTCTCGTTACAAATTCCTTTCATATTCTTTTTCCTAAGAAATCCGAATCTGATATTTATTCTGGTTCCATGCAATTACAAGGAGCGATTTACAAAATTCGAAATCAAAAAGAGTTTGGAATAAAAATTCAAAGCAAACGAAGTTTTAGCTTTGAGTTTAAAGGCAATGACTCACCCCGCGAAATCATTATTGATACTGTGCAACCTAGCTTTGAGTTCAATTTATCCATTTATCTCAATCAAAAAACCGAAAAGTTTAGAGTTGGGAAATGGGGAATTTTACATCAAAGCTCTCTTGGAACTTACCCGCAAATTTTAATCTCAAACTCTGCTCCTGCTGACTCGGAAAATGCAGATATACCTTGGATTTATAACGATGCCAAGCTCACGGGAGAAAAAGAAATAACCAGTTCTTCTGCAATGGGAGAAGAAGTGAGACAAATTCTAAAGAGTTGGGGTTATATTCACGAGTGA
- a CDS encoding crossover junction endodeoxyribonuclease RuvC: MPRIIGIDPGSHRVGYALLDRDDKTRKVTLIDYGTIEVKSEIQSPESLVLVHIELKEILKKYKPEVASVEELFFFKNQKTVAQVYEARGVILFTLIERGLKILEPTITQIKKGVTGSGTADKKQVKEAIKLILGLKELKGHDDSWDAVAAGFVGLAMFR; this comes from the coding sequence TTGCCTCGTATAATTGGAATTGATCCCGGCTCGCATAGAGTTGGTTACGCACTACTAGACAGAGATGATAAGACTCGCAAAGTAACTTTAATCGACTATGGAACGATTGAAGTAAAATCGGAAATTCAATCTCCTGAAAGTCTAGTTTTAGTTCACATAGAACTAAAAGAAATTCTTAAAAAATATAAACCAGAAGTGGCAAGCGTAGAAGAGCTTTTCTTTTTTAAAAATCAAAAGACGGTTGCACAAGTTTATGAGGCGCGTGGTGTTATTTTATTTACGTTAATTGAAAGAGGATTAAAAATCTTAGAACCGACGATCACTCAAATTAAAAAAGGTGTTACAGGTAGCGGAACAGCAGACAAGAAGCAGGTAAAAGAAGCGATCAAATTAATTCTAGGTTTAAAAGAATTAAAAGGTCACGATGATTCCTGGGATGCAGTTGCTGCCGGCTTCGTTGGTCTTGCCATGTTTAGATAA
- a CDS encoding outer membrane protein transport protein, with protein sequence MFLRKNGIILACGLLLLGGYSLFAGDFGDVYGAHPAANGMGNAVTATVNNSSAVYYNVAGLGRLSEGDMLTALADKKKWEKENGVAATTEPKKTFRQNMTEFLSDAKKDLFSNKPLERPTRNVNEITLQYNYANPHLNASMLSIGDSAKKAIGGYQAQNTNTPVSQDLSKLADDYAGLGLTINLNNIYDFKRTIRFGLNVLAPATGNLLTINDVNPTTHRYLQYGVANQKPTIMGGTGIEIIKDRLFAGVGFTAIAGGGGAILLKDVPLSPNSVIPNQQVILEVKPIINPTYGLAFTYGKFSGGVSYRRETALAVNSLGARAQTILLGIQLDFDVALYDLFSPRKWAYGLSYKPNGKWVFSFDMNRELWSQLGYKNKFVGTEFMSRTKAAYSEPFHLVDVTVLRAGTEYKWSDSLRIRGGIARRPKATPDIPGANNWIDFDRMIYTAGISYILFPGMRFLENLKNPVVIDAVLEHQELKSMKVYKYAPTPKNPNYSVGGSVWHIGVSATMFF encoded by the coding sequence ATGTTTTTAAGAAAGAATGGAATTATACTGGCTTGTGGACTTTTGTTACTTGGAGGTTACTCTTTATTTGCCGGTGATTTTGGAGATGTGTATGGAGCACATCCTGCGGCTAACGGTATGGGTAATGCGGTAACGGCTACTGTTAATAATTCATCTGCTGTATATTATAACGTAGCGGGACTTGGTAGGCTTTCCGAAGGAGATATGCTTACAGCATTAGCTGATAAAAAGAAATGGGAAAAAGAAAATGGAGTTGCCGCAACAACTGAACCTAAAAAAACATTTCGTCAGAATATGACAGAGTTCCTTAGTGATGCAAAAAAGGATTTATTCTCGAATAAGCCTTTAGAAAGACCGACACGAAATGTGAACGAAATCACTCTTCAATATAATTATGCAAATCCTCATTTAAATGCTTCTATGCTTTCTATCGGTGACAGTGCCAAGAAAGCGATCGGCGGTTACCAAGCGCAAAATACCAATACTCCGGTGAGTCAGGATTTATCTAAGCTAGCGGATGATTATGCAGGACTTGGTTTAACAATCAATCTGAATAATATCTATGATTTTAAAAGAACTATTCGCTTTGGCTTAAACGTATTAGCCCCTGCTACTGGAAATCTTCTAACGATTAACGATGTTAATCCGACAACACATAGATATTTACAATACGGTGTTGCAAACCAAAAGCCAACTATCATGGGTGGAACTGGAATTGAAATCATTAAGGATAGATTATTTGCTGGCGTTGGCTTTACTGCTATTGCCGGCGGAGGTGGTGCTATTCTTTTAAAAGATGTCCCTCTTTCGCCTAACAGCGTTATACCAAACCAACAAGTTATTCTGGAAGTAAAACCAATTATCAATCCAACCTATGGACTTGCCTTTACTTACGGAAAATTTTCCGGTGGAGTTTCTTATAGAAGAGAAACAGCATTAGCCGTTAATTCGCTTGGTGCAAGAGCACAAACCATTCTATTAGGAATTCAATTGGACTTTGATGTTGCCTTATACGATTTATTTTCACCAAGAAAATGGGCTTACGGACTTTCTTATAAACCAAACGGCAAATGGGTGTTTTCCTTTGATATGAATCGCGAGCTTTGGAGTCAGTTGGGATACAAGAATAAATTCGTTGGAACAGAATTCATGTCTAGAACAAAGGCTGCCTATTCAGAACCATTTCATTTAGTTGATGTGACTGTCCTTCGAGCAGGCACAGAATACAAATGGAGTGATAGTCTTCGTATTCGAGGAGGAATTGCAAGAAGACCAAAGGCTACTCCCGATATACCCGGGGCGAACAATTGGATTGATTTTGATAGAATGATATATACAGCCGGAATTTCTTATATTCTTTTTCCGGGAATGCGTTTTTTGGAAAATCTAAAAAACCCAGTCGTAATTGATGCAGTGCTAGAGCACCAAGAGCTTAAATCAATGAAGGTTTATAAATATGCACCTACTCCTAAAAATCCTAATTATAGTGTAGGTGGAAGTGTTTGGCATATCGGAGTTTCCGCGACTATGTTCTTTTGA
- a CDS encoding MarR family transcriptional regulator has translation MGTKYKGSSEDVLSLNAFICLARAADSINNRLNSYISGYSLTISQFGILEALYHMGSMCQKQLSDKILKSTANITTVIDNLEKRSLVKRIRQEADRRYITVELTEKGRKLIQEIFPEHVKHINEEMAILSKEEKLHLKNLCKIVGKKERC, from the coding sequence ATGGGCACAAAATACAAGGGTTCAAGTGAAGATGTTCTGTCGCTCAATGCGTTTATATGCTTAGCTAGAGCAGCGGACTCAATTAACAACAGATTAAACTCATATATCTCTGGCTATAGCTTAACCATTAGTCAATTTGGAATTTTAGAAGCGTTATATCATATGGGTTCGATGTGCCAAAAACAACTCAGCGATAAAATTTTAAAATCAACTGCAAACATTACAACCGTAATAGACAACTTAGAAAAACGTTCTCTCGTTAAACGCATTCGCCAAGAAGCGGATCGCCGTTATATCACTGTTGAATTAACAGAAAAGGGAAGGAAACTTATCCAAGAGATTTTTCCCGAACATGTAAAACATATTAACGAAGAGATGGCGATTCTTTCGAAAGAAGAAAAATTACATTTAAAAAATCTCTGCAAGATAGTTGGCAAGAAAGAAAGATGTTAG